The Verrucomicrobiota bacterium JB022 genome contains a region encoding:
- the mgtE gene encoding magnesium transporter — translation MSEGEVIMTPNEVSPYTMEELMAWPSDDLGRLDHLRLAETSAHTIASVLDRLEVDERRVVLRQLNNERAAHVLSEMDEENAAEVLSAMRELRAVKVLDSFDADDAADVVAELEDEDRERLLAKIESGWRETIERLLEYDPDTAGGLMTTEVATVFDVMSIDATIERIRGYAEQFEDLHYVYVVDRKRHLMGIVSLRRIIQARPTQKVRDIMKTDIRGIVKPETDQEDVARLMAEYNLPDIAVVDDENHLLGVITHDDILDVVYEEATEDIQKLAGAGGDESLTDKVAYSVKRRIPWLHVNLATAFMASAVVMAFNDQISAMPVLAAFMPIVAGIGGNSGQQALAVAIRSMAIGEIHDAEKRVILFKQLSIGLINGLAVGCVAAVIAYFITGEPMLSLVILMAMIANMAIAGVSGAFIPLALRALKRDPAQSSSIFLTALTDTGGFLIFLALGSWLLL, via the coding sequence ATGTCCGAAGGTGAAGTCATCATGACCCCCAACGAGGTCAGCCCCTACACGATGGAGGAGCTGATGGCCTGGCCGTCGGATGACCTGGGGCGGCTTGATCACCTGCGCCTGGCCGAGACCTCCGCCCACACCATCGCCAGCGTCCTCGACCGCCTGGAGGTGGACGAGCGCCGCGTGGTGCTCCGCCAGCTCAATAACGAGCGCGCCGCCCACGTCCTCTCCGAGATGGACGAGGAAAACGCGGCCGAAGTGCTCAGCGCGATGCGCGAACTGCGCGCGGTGAAGGTGCTCGATAGCTTCGACGCTGACGACGCCGCCGACGTGGTGGCCGAGCTGGAAGACGAAGACCGCGAGCGCCTGCTGGCCAAGATCGAGAGCGGTTGGCGCGAGACGATTGAGCGCCTGCTCGAATACGACCCCGATACGGCGGGCGGCCTGATGACGACCGAGGTCGCGACCGTCTTCGATGTGATGAGCATCGACGCGACGATCGAGCGTATCCGGGGCTACGCCGAGCAGTTTGAGGACCTGCACTACGTCTACGTGGTCGACCGCAAGCGCCACCTGATGGGTATCGTGTCGCTGCGCCGCATCATCCAGGCGCGCCCCACCCAGAAGGTGCGCGACATCATGAAGACGGACATCCGGGGCATCGTGAAGCCGGAGACCGACCAGGAAGACGTCGCCCGGCTGATGGCCGAATATAATTTGCCCGACATCGCGGTGGTGGACGACGAGAACCACCTGCTGGGCGTCATCACGCACGACGACATCCTCGACGTTGTGTACGAGGAGGCTACCGAAGACATCCAGAAGCTGGCCGGTGCGGGTGGTGACGAGAGCCTGACCGACAAGGTGGCCTACTCGGTCAAGCGCCGTATTCCGTGGCTGCACGTCAACCTCGCCACCGCTTTCATGGCCTCCGCCGTGGTCATGGCCTTCAACGACCAGATCAGCGCCATGCCGGTGCTGGCGGCCTTCATGCCCATCGTGGCGGGGATCGGCGGCAACTCCGGTCAGCAGGCGCTCGCGGTGGCCATCCGGAGCATGGCGATCGGCGAGATTCACGATGCGGAGAAGCGCGTCATTCTCTTCAAGCAGCTCAGCATCGGGCTGATCAACGGCCTCGCAGTCGGCTGCGTCGCGGCGGTTATCGCGTATTTCATCACGGGAGAGCCCATGTTGTCGCTCGTCATCCTGATGGCGATGATCGCCAACATGGCCATCGCCGGTGTCTCGGGCGCTTTCATCCCTCTCGCGCTGCGCGCTCTGAAGCGCGACCCGGCCCAAAGCAGCTCCATCTTCCTCACCGCGCTGACGGATACGGGCGGCTTCCTGATCTTCCTCGCCCTCGGTAGCTGGCTCTTGCTGTAG
- a CDS encoding MarR family transcriptional regulator — MASESTPDGARLYILLWRAFKSVEAVDRASIQQLGFRNMSDFAVLEIVYHKGPQPVNTIGRKVFLTSGSITTAVHRLERAGLVTRVSSPDDRRVVYVNLTDEGRRVIARAYEAHAAKLDEAFSVLDAKERLQMARLLRKAGLHAAAMNAEPKEE, encoded by the coding sequence ATGGCCAGCGAATCGACTCCTGATGGTGCCCGTCTTTACATCCTGCTCTGGCGCGCGTTCAAATCCGTCGAAGCGGTGGACCGTGCCAGCATCCAGCAGCTGGGCTTTCGCAACATGTCGGACTTCGCCGTGCTGGAGATCGTCTACCACAAGGGTCCGCAGCCGGTGAATACGATTGGGCGCAAGGTGTTCCTCACCAGCGGCTCGATCACCACTGCCGTGCACCGCCTGGAGCGCGCGGGTCTCGTCACCCGCGTTTCCAGCCCCGACGACCGCCGAGTGGTCTACGTCAACCTCACCGACGAGGGCCGCCGCGTCATCGCCCGTGCCTACGAGGCCCACGCCGCCAAGCTCGACGAGGCCTTCTCCGTGCTCGACGCCAAGGAACGCCTCCAGATGGCCCGCCTCCTCCGCAAAGCCGGCCTGCACGCCGCCGCGATGAACGCCGAGCCGAAGGAGGAGTGA
- a CDS encoding heme ABC transporter ATP-binding protein, with translation MSLRAEDVGVRAGGCFLIRHVSLEVRRGELLAIMGPNGAGKSTLLNALSGSLPAAEGRVLFEGKPLPDWGADALARQRAVLAQAVELHFPFNVREVVALGRLPHGQAERESIDEALQLVGLTGLAKRSYLTLSGGERQRVHLARALAQVWPTESATGLRVLLLDEPTNNLDPHHQHDILTLARRWAEEGAAVAAILHDWNLALRFAHRAVILQRGEVAVPPSPVAEALTADNLERVFGLRLQALRGESGETWIAPRA, from the coding sequence ATGAGTTTGCGCGCGGAAGACGTGGGCGTGAGAGCGGGCGGGTGTTTCCTCATCCGCCACGTGTCGCTGGAGGTGCGCCGGGGCGAGCTGCTGGCGATCATGGGGCCCAACGGTGCGGGCAAGAGCACGTTGCTCAACGCGCTATCCGGCTCGTTGCCGGCGGCGGAGGGGCGGGTGCTCTTCGAGGGCAAGCCGCTCCCGGACTGGGGCGCGGATGCCTTGGCGCGTCAACGTGCCGTGCTCGCCCAGGCGGTGGAGCTGCATTTCCCCTTCAACGTGCGCGAGGTGGTGGCGCTGGGCCGCTTGCCGCATGGGCAGGCCGAGCGCGAGAGCATCGACGAGGCGTTGCAACTGGTGGGGCTGACGGGACTCGCCAAGCGTTCCTACCTCACCTTGAGCGGGGGCGAGCGCCAACGGGTGCACCTGGCGCGGGCTCTTGCGCAAGTGTGGCCGACGGAAAGCGCGACCGGCTTGCGGGTATTGCTGCTCGACGAGCCGACCAACAACCTCGATCCGCACCACCAGCACGACATCTTGACGCTGGCCCGACGCTGGGCGGAAGAAGGCGCCGCCGTCGCCGCAATCCTGCACGACTGGAACCTCGCGCTGCGCTTCGCCCACCGGGCGGTGATCCTGCAACGCGGGGAAGTTGCGGTGCCGCCTTCACCCGTGGCCGAAGCATTGACCGCCGACAACCTCGAGCGCGTCTTCGGCCTGCGTCTGCAAGCCCTTCGCGGCGAATCCGGCGAGACCTGGATCGCCCCGCGGGCGTAG
- a CDS encoding PEP-CTERM sorting domain-containing protein (PEP-CTERM proteins occur, often in large numbers, in the proteomes of bacteria that also encode an exosortase, a predicted intramembrane cysteine proteinase. The presence of a PEP-CTERM domain at a protein's C-terminus predicts cleavage within the sorting domain, followed by covalent anchoring to some some component of the (usually Gram-negative) cell surface. Many PEP-CTERM proteins exhibit an unusual sequence composition that includes large numbers of potential glycosylation sites. Expression of one such protein has been shown restore the ability of a bacterium to form floc, a type of biofilm.) produces MASFNLTRFAAVLLLSIAAHSTQAVTNVEAVIPPEFTDTEADATFGLFANTGRTYQAQYAASHLINLPIGTAITGLSMRTNGAFTSNLPGSDVTFGDFEITFAQAGNPLNAFSSTVADNMLNPSVVRSGAWTIEAGSFPGADDGQANAWGPLISFDSPYTYQGGDLVILIRHTGGNTSSAAPDAASYSVENGYWARWGATADATTITNTANVIVFNLHYTAVPEPSEMALIVALGGFACVAFRRLRRQ; encoded by the coding sequence ATGGCATCCTTTAATCTCACCCGCTTCGCAGCCGTCCTGCTTCTCTCGATCGCTGCTCACTCCACCCAGGCAGTCACAAACGTCGAGGCCGTGATTCCTCCCGAGTTTACCGACACCGAGGCTGATGCCACATTCGGGCTCTTCGCCAATACGGGGCGGACCTACCAGGCCCAGTACGCAGCTTCTCACCTGATCAACCTGCCCATCGGCACCGCGATCACCGGGCTCTCCATGCGTACCAACGGCGCGTTTACCTCGAACCTGCCGGGCAGCGACGTCACTTTTGGAGACTTTGAGATTACGTTTGCCCAAGCGGGCAATCCCCTTAACGCCTTCAGCAGCACGGTGGCGGACAATATGCTGAACCCCTCGGTCGTCCGCAGCGGCGCCTGGACGATTGAAGCTGGGAGTTTCCCCGGCGCCGACGACGGTCAAGCGAACGCCTGGGGCCCGCTGATTTCCTTCGACAGCCCCTACACCTATCAGGGCGGAGACCTCGTGATTCTCATCCGGCACACCGGGGGCAACACGAGTAGCGCCGCGCCCGACGCGGCCTCCTATAGCGTCGAAAATGGCTATTGGGCCCGCTGGGGTGCCACTGCAGATGCCACCACGATTACCAATACCGCCAACGTGATCGTCTTCAACCTGCACTATACTGCCGTGCCGGAGCCCAGCGAAATGGCCCTGATCGTCGCCCTCGGCGGCTTCGCTTGCGTGGCCTTCCGCCGCCTTCGCCGGCAGTAG
- a CDS encoding polyprenyl synthetase family protein produces MSLSATMEFAQRHEAYRQQVEAALDAWLPAASTQPARLHEAMRYSVDAGGKRLRPVLVLACAELYPQRVDPKAAAVAIELLHTYTLIHDDLPCMDDSDLRRGRPSAHVQFDEATAVLAGDALLTEAFSILARAYADAPEVGLRLVRLLGEAGDSRRLIGGQVLDTLAEQQEIGPDELDYIHLNKTAALLRAALRMGLACTDAPVVADTHADAIGRNLGLVFQIVDDILDATSNPETLGKTTGADVENEKNTYVRLHGLEASRTRAADLTREALEHCTAWEADTSFLEELIRQLEHRLT; encoded by the coding sequence ATGAGTCTTTCCGCCACAATGGAATTCGCCCAGCGACACGAGGCTTATCGCCAACAAGTGGAAGCCGCCCTCGATGCGTGGCTGCCCGCCGCCTCCACCCAACCCGCCCGCCTGCACGAGGCCATGCGCTATTCGGTGGATGCCGGAGGCAAACGCCTGCGCCCGGTGCTGGTGCTCGCCTGCGCGGAGCTCTACCCCCAGCGCGTCGACCCCAAGGCCGCCGCCGTCGCGATCGAGCTGCTCCACACCTACACCCTCATCCACGACGACTTGCCGTGCATGGACGACAGCGACCTGCGTCGCGGCCGCCCCTCCGCCCACGTGCAGTTCGATGAAGCCACGGCAGTGCTTGCCGGCGACGCCCTCCTGACCGAGGCCTTTTCGATCCTCGCCCGCGCCTATGCGGACGCGCCGGAAGTGGGCCTGCGCCTCGTACGCCTGCTGGGCGAAGCAGGAGACAGCCGCCGCCTGATCGGCGGTCAAGTGCTCGACACCCTCGCCGAACAGCAAGAGATCGGCCCCGATGAGCTGGACTACATCCACCTCAACAAGACCGCCGCCCTGCTCCGCGCCGCCCTGCGCATGGGCCTCGCCTGCACCGACGCTCCCGTAGTGGCCGACACCCACGCCGACGCCATCGGGCGCAACCTCGGCCTCGTCTTCCAGATCGTCGACGACATCCTCGACGCCACCAGCAACCCCGAAACGCTGGGCAAGACGACTGGAGCCGACGTGGAAAACGAGAAGAACACCTACGTACGCCTCCACGGCCTCGAAGCCAGCCGCACCCGCGCGGCCGACCTCACCCGCGAAGCCCTCGAACACTGCACCGCCTGGGAAGCCGACACCAGCTTCCTCGAAGAACTCATCCGCCAACTGGAGCACCGGCTGACGTAG
- a CDS encoding iron ABC transporter permease: MDTSRQKQVTARVILGGLLLLATVLGLLLGPTHLSLGEIVRALLGQAEGPTHAIVWSLRVPRVLLGALVGAALAVSGASLQGLFRNPLADPALIGVSSGSAVGAVVAIVIGSNLLWPAWLEAWLLPLAALIGGLAVTWLIYRLARGSVESRILTILLVGLALNALAAALVGLMLYLASDAQLRRYNFWTLGSLEASTWDRCLVLTLIVVPGLVLMPRLARSLNALLLGEAAAYHLGVSVERVRRFVIFGCAWMVAGAVAASGMIAFIGLVVPHMVRLLMGPDHRQLLPWSAVGGAGVLVLADVVARMVDPPRVLPIGLLTALVGAPFFLWLVWRDQRWREGQA; encoded by the coding sequence GTGGATACGAGCCGACAAAAGCAGGTGACCGCCCGAGTGATCCTTGGGGGCTTATTGCTGCTCGCGACCGTGCTCGGGCTGCTACTGGGGCCGACTCACCTTTCGCTGGGCGAGATCGTGCGGGCTTTGTTGGGGCAGGCCGAAGGGCCGACCCACGCCATTGTGTGGAGCCTGCGAGTGCCGCGCGTGCTGCTGGGTGCCCTCGTCGGTGCGGCGTTGGCGGTGTCGGGGGCCTCGCTGCAGGGGCTCTTTCGCAACCCCTTGGCCGATCCGGCGCTGATTGGCGTCTCCAGCGGCTCGGCCGTCGGTGCGGTGGTGGCCATTGTGATCGGCTCCAACCTGCTTTGGCCGGCGTGGCTGGAGGCCTGGCTGCTGCCGCTCGCGGCCCTGATCGGCGGGCTGGCGGTCACTTGGCTGATCTATCGACTGGCGCGGGGCAGCGTGGAGAGCCGCATCCTGACCATCCTGCTGGTGGGGCTCGCGCTGAATGCCCTCGCCGCCGCGCTGGTGGGCCTGATGCTCTACCTCGCGAGCGATGCCCAGCTCCGCCGCTACAATTTCTGGACCCTCGGCAGCCTCGAAGCCTCCACGTGGGACCGCTGCCTCGTGCTGACGCTGATCGTGGTGCCGGGGCTGGTGCTGATGCCGCGCCTGGCCCGCTCGCTCAACGCGTTGTTGTTGGGCGAGGCGGCGGCCTATCACCTTGGTGTTTCGGTGGAGCGGGTACGGCGCTTTGTGATTTTTGGCTGCGCGTGGATGGTGGCCGGTGCGGTCGCAGCCTCGGGCATGATCGCGTTTATCGGCCTCGTAGTGCCCCACATGGTGCGGTTGTTGATGGGGCCCGATCACCGCCAGCTGCTGCCGTGGTCGGCGGTGGGGGGCGCGGGCGTGCTCGTGCTGGCCGATGTGGTCGCACGCATGGTCGATCCCCCTCGCGTCTTGCCGATCGGCCTGCTCACGGCCTTGGTGGGCGCGCCCTTTTTCCTCTGGCTGGTTTGGCGCGACCAGCGTTGGCGGGAGGGCCAGGCATGA
- a CDS encoding isochorismatase family protein — protein MIEDTPEQPRVALLLLDLQDGFLKAIPNRDEVVQRCLFAARAAKLLDIPVLATEQAPEKLGATLPELLECVDDDCVFAKTAFSAFGADGLEETLEDLGVEVLFVAGIETPICVYQTVVDALRREIDVTLLTDAIGARRAQDARDVCDLLSRIEGVSLLPSETVFYSLLHSAEHPQFRAFTKLVKG, from the coding sequence ATGATCGAAGACACTCCCGAACAACCGCGCGTCGCCCTGCTCCTGCTCGACTTGCAGGACGGCTTCCTCAAGGCGATCCCCAACCGCGACGAAGTCGTCCAGCGCTGCCTCTTTGCCGCGCGCGCCGCCAAGCTGCTCGACATCCCCGTGCTCGCGACCGAGCAGGCGCCCGAGAAGCTGGGCGCGACGTTGCCGGAGCTGCTCGAATGCGTGGACGACGATTGCGTTTTTGCCAAGACGGCCTTCTCCGCCTTCGGGGCCGACGGGCTGGAAGAAACGCTGGAAGACCTGGGCGTGGAAGTCCTCTTCGTCGCCGGGATCGAGACGCCGATCTGCGTCTACCAGACCGTCGTCGACGCCCTGCGCCGCGAGATCGACGTGACGCTGCTGACCGATGCCATTGGGGCCCGCCGCGCACAAGATGCCCGTGACGTGTGCGACCTGCTTTCGCGCATCGAAGGCGTTAGCCTGCTGCCGAGCGAGACGGTGTTTTACAGCCTGCTGCATTCGGCCGAACACCCGCAGTTTCGTGCGTTTACGAAACTGGTGAAAGGCTAA
- a CDS encoding zinc ribbon domain-containing protein, with protein MPTYEYVCQTCDREYEVFQRMSEDAHTTCNCGRAEPVKRKIGTGAGIIFKGGGFYETDFKAKKGSSGTESKSSDSGSSAKKADNAPKSAD; from the coding sequence ATGCCTACCTACGAATACGTCTGCCAAACATGTGACCGTGAATACGAAGTCTTCCAACGGATGTCGGAAGACGCTCACACCACTTGCAACTGTGGCCGCGCCGAGCCGGTGAAGCGCAAGATCGGCACCGGGGCTGGAATCATCTTCAAGGGCGGCGGTTTCTACGAGACCGACTTCAAGGCCAAGAAGGGGAGCTCCGGCACCGAGAGCAAGTCGAGCGACAGCGGCTCCAGCGCCAAAAAGGCCGATAACGCGCCCAAGAGCGCCGATTAA
- a CDS encoding metallophosphoesterase: MAIGRLITIGDVHGCAEQLAELLAWLRPGADDRVIFVGDLVNKGPKSAWVIDMALELKAECVLGNHELRLLRFRESGDPTALKDYDRVTLRQLKPHHWDYMAQMPLTLTEPAFNSIIVHGGFLPQPHWTQQGADIVTKIQVIDHDGRPAKRQECPRGHAWANEWTGPEFVIYGHTPRPAPLVKCGSICIDTGAVTGGRLTAFVWPEGAVYQVRDHRHFHHQYFPEHPAEKPAPALSIVGAGIKPPRTS; the protein is encoded by the coding sequence ATGGCAATCGGTCGACTCATCACCATCGGCGACGTGCACGGCTGCGCGGAACAGCTCGCGGAGCTGTTGGCGTGGCTCCGGCCGGGGGCAGACGACCGCGTGATCTTTGTGGGCGACCTCGTGAACAAGGGCCCCAAAAGCGCCTGGGTGATCGACATGGCGCTGGAGTTGAAGGCCGAATGTGTGTTGGGCAACCACGAGCTGCGCCTGCTCCGCTTCCGTGAATCCGGCGACCCCACGGCACTGAAGGACTACGACCGGGTGACGCTGCGGCAGCTCAAGCCTCATCATTGGGATTACATGGCCCAGATGCCGCTGACCCTGACTGAGCCGGCCTTCAACAGCATCATCGTGCACGGGGGCTTTTTGCCGCAGCCGCACTGGACCCAGCAAGGGGCCGACATCGTGACGAAAATCCAGGTGATCGACCACGACGGGCGCCCGGCCAAGCGCCAGGAGTGCCCCCGCGGCCACGCCTGGGCCAACGAGTGGACCGGGCCGGAATTCGTGATCTACGGGCACACGCCACGCCCGGCCCCGCTCGTCAAATGCGGCTCGATCTGCATCGACACCGGGGCGGTGACGGGCGGGCGCCTGACGGCCTTTGTGTGGCCCGAGGGCGCAGTCTACCAGGTGCGGGACCACCGGCACTTCCACCACCAGTATTTTCCGGAACACCCGGCCGAAAAACCTGCGCCCGCGCTCTCCATTGTGGGCGCAGGCATCAAACCGCCCCGTACGTCATGA
- a CDS encoding DUF4013 domain-containing protein, giving the protein MAQLESLSQSILRDRELRGKWLLGGLLLSLPLLNLLVLGYWLRYLRRQAVGRGPMLPAWQGWEELLVDSVRMLGIKLAFGVLPVLVGGLLSLLLAGLFHLLMLDLLAWTIAWVPAMAALAISPVLFLAAAYAFVRTGDDWRVLLQTHVILGLVQRSVPKLIAPTLAFWGLAALGWPLLGFLIFLGFSILISYYFHVFSQVWE; this is encoded by the coding sequence ATGGCGCAGTTGGAAAGTCTCAGTCAAAGCATCCTGAGGGATCGCGAGTTAAGGGGCAAGTGGTTGCTGGGCGGCCTGCTTTTGTCTCTACCTTTGCTCAACCTGCTCGTGCTCGGCTATTGGCTGCGCTACCTGCGGCGCCAGGCAGTCGGGCGAGGCCCCATGCTGCCCGCGTGGCAGGGCTGGGAAGAGCTGCTGGTCGATTCGGTGCGGATGCTGGGGATCAAGCTGGCGTTCGGCGTGTTGCCGGTGCTGGTCGGCGGCCTGCTGTCGCTGCTGCTGGCCGGTTTGTTCCACCTGTTGATGCTCGACTTGCTGGCGTGGACGATCGCCTGGGTGCCGGCCATGGCGGCGCTGGCTATTTCGCCGGTGCTCTTCCTCGCTGCCGCCTATGCCTTTGTGCGCACGGGCGACGACTGGCGCGTGCTGCTGCAGACCCACGTGATTCTGGGCCTCGTGCAGCGCAGCGTGCCAAAGCTGATCGCGCCGACGCTGGCCTTCTGGGGCTTGGCGGCGCTGGGCTGGCCCCTGTTGGGCTTTCTCATTTTCCTTGGCTTTAGCATCTTGATCTCGTACTACTTCCACGTATTTTCGCAGGTTTGGGAATAA